The following is a genomic window from Micropterus dolomieu isolate WLL.071019.BEF.003 ecotype Adirondacks linkage group LG12, ASM2129224v1, whole genome shotgun sequence.
CAGGATCGTCCTGCTGGGCAACACTGGAGCTGGGAAAAGCAGCCTAGCAAACACTATATTTGGAGAGGACGTGTTCAAGAGAGAGAATCCCCCCTTCTGTGGAACAAGCGAATGCCGAGCAGAGTCCAAATCTGTTCATGGAAGAAGAATTACTTTGATCGACACTCCCGGTTtctttgacacacacagacctgaggAGGACATGAAGCGTCAGATAGTGAGCTGGATCACAGAGTGCACTCCTGGGCCTCATGCTTTTTTCATTGTGCTTCAAGTAGCTAACTCAGAGCAGGACAGGCTTGTcactaaaataattaaatattttcctaCAGAAGCTTTCAAATATGCTGTAGTTGTCTTCACACATGGTAACCAGCTCCCTGAAGGAATGAAAATTGAGGAGTTTGTCAGTAAGAATAAGAATCTGAGCGATCTGGTGAAGAAGTGTGGTGGTCGGTGCCATGTCGTTGACAATGTAGTCTGGAAGAACAACCAACAGGATGAatacaggaaaaacaacatCCAGGTGGCAGAGCTGCTCAACACAACAGACAAGATAGTGATGGAAAACAAACGAAGCTGCTACACCAATAAGATGCTACAAGCAGTGAATAGAGAAATAAAGGAAGGGGGCAACACAACATCAGTGGGAAACACAGCTATCAATAAGTTAACCATCTCTAAGAATGTGTGGATTAAATTAACAGGCCCTGCAGCAGAATCATTGGCAAAAGCTTTCTGTGGGCCAGCTGCCGTAGTTTTGCAGGAAAAAGGAGAACATGAAGATGAAGGAAAAGGAGATGTAGAGGAAGAAGAAACTAAAACCAAAGGAGAAGAAGTTGGAGAAGCTGTaacagaggggaaaaaagtaccagacacagaaaaagaaggagaaggaggagcaggaagtGGTGCAGGTTCAGTAGGAACAACAGATAAGTTAAGAGATTTTTTACAGGCCTCGTCACAACACGTTGGAATCATACTGCTGGTGGTTGTTTTCTACTCATTGCTACTATTATCATTTTTTGTCCAGGTTCCAATCGTAGTTACCCTGTTCATATTATTGCTACTGGTTCTGTTGTTATTGGTATTATAGAAGGTTTGTAACTATACGATTTGCCCAATTAAGTGTTGGAGCACCACCACACCAATTTGTACATTCACTAAGTAattgtgagttttatttttttatgaagcAGACTAATCACAAATTTTTGAGGGGTCCATGAACATTCAGCTACAGAGATCTGCACATAGTCACTGTAAGACCCCGGTGTAGACCCAATGTCAACTTTTTGCCTGGGTTTCCAAATTTTCCctttgctgtttgtgtgtattttgtttgaGTATTATTAGGGAGCATGGAAATTCTTTTTTCTGTATTAATGAAATATTGTTGATGATTAATGAAGGGTAGAGGAGATAGTGCCATACACCAAAGGTTTATTGaatttgtttaatgaaatgacAATCCTAAATTTGTGTATCAAGACCTTGTGACGTGTGAGAAGAtgcttttttatatattttaatcttGTAATCCTTTGCATTCTGAAATGTTTACATCATATGTAACAAGCAATTAGTAGTTTTGAACCCCAAAGACCAAAAAACTCTGCTTGCTTAGCAATATAGTTAAGTCATACTGTAGACCTAAACAAATAAATTCTTTGAGTCTTAAAGGTCTTATCAAGGAGTCTTGTTACTTTTCTTCACTTGAGCCTTAGGCGTATCATTGAAATGCAAACTTAAACATTTCTGCTAATAAATATGAGAAGATCCAATTTAAATATatagcagttttatttaataagTTGAACcctaaaatgtattatttaaaaaccacaatacagctatactgtatattcatccTAAATTCCTAAGGTTCCCAACAATAACATTGTACAGCTGAGGTTTCACTGTGTACTGAGTAACATCCAACCCATTACATTAacgtttacatttattcatttagctgacgctttcattcaaagcgacttacaattgctaaacgtgtcagaggtcgcacgcctctggagcaactaggggttaagtgtcttgcttagaCCCACTGACCACATTATGTGTATGCAGTAAATAAAAGCTAATTGGCCAACTTCAGCTGAGATATTCACGTTAATGTTTACATGAACTGTTGATATGGTgagacacaataaaataaaattgtatccCTGTCCACTACTGCCTCACCCACAGAGAAAACACTCCACCCTAAACAGATCAGAAGCATAAGTCAtctaaatttctttttttcactaCAGATCAGTATGAAGGATCATTAATAGGAAAGTATAAAGGCAAGTATAAGGCTCAGCAGTTTAGTGTTTTGTATGTAGaatttacttttttggacaacactGAAATGAAGATTTTATTAATTCAGAAAGCATAAGCATATGTAATGATTTAAGGCCTGATATTTGTAAAATTGAATATAATGGCATGGTCCcacccttttctttctttttgggACTCCTGTGTAAACAACAGAGTCtaacaaaaatgtttcttgAGCTAGTCAAGTCTGGCCAGTGggcagaggaggcagaggaCCCCAGCACACACCGCTTCAGGCTCTCCACACCAGCAGTAAACTATACATGAACTTTCCTGCTTTGAGCCTGTCCTGGTGCCTGGCAGCGAACGCCACCAGTTGCTGGTCAAATGGCAGCAGGTTCTGCCAGAGGCCTATGATGGTGCTGACCTGTTGGTTGCTCAAGGTCAAACCAGTATGGTTCCGCAGACTCACCAGGTACTCTGATAGTGTGTCCACAGTCGACACAATCCATTCCCGGCATATTGTGCTAATCCACAGCATGAAAAGGGACAACAGACCAACAATTATATGTTATGTATCACATATCACTCATGTTATGTAAACATTAATacttctgtcttttctttatttgaaaGAGCCtgtcaaaacatatttaataaacattttgttttcttagtTAACTTACTTGTAATTGCTTTATCACCCATATAATGATGAGTGAAATTTATGTCAAGCTCACTTACCACTCCACGCCCACCAGAGAAACCTCAGACTGATCAAAACTATTGTTAAATGTTGTACCAACAATGCAAGATCAGTAATTGTGATTGGCTGCAAAATCTGGCCCACTTTACTTTCTGTAACACACTTTGCATTGTGAAATATCCTACAAATAAGTCATGTTTCACAGTTTACAGGTGCTGCACTTAGATGGGTGCCAATAGGTCTTTTTTTAACAGAATGTTATGATCTCTAATTAAAAGTTGCTCCTGGGTAGATCCTATTTGTCGTATTGGGGCAGATCTGTGAAAAGCCTACCAGCCCACCTCAAGCCCTGCCCCCACAATTCAAATATCAAGTGAAAGTGAAATTAGAATAAAATCAGCGTCGGTGGACAGGAGGAACAACACACAGGGTGGCTCTCAGATACAAATGGTGTTTACTCTTCACTGATCTCTCTTTTTACAACATAGACGGTAAGTTAAGGTTACATCTTTTACTTACACTTCTCATTGTATTTTAATCTATACTCATTGTATTTTAATCTATACGTATGAGGGGAAAATAATCCTTAGGATCACATGCTGCAGGCTAactattgtaaaaaaaaatcagtctgGGCTATTGTAAATGTGGCAGCCTAGCACACAGTAGTCTACGCAGAGTGAAAGAGAGTCACATATTTGGTATTTGACTCACTAACCATTGAGTTAATCATACTGGTAACATTTCAGCAGAGTTGCCCCTGTAATTTGTATCTGAGAACTCTTGCTGAGCAACAATGTAATATTTCACTTttggttttctctctcttttagccTGCCCCATTATGTTCATGctctctttcactttctgttatttaaaaaacaaaacatgcatgAATTTATTGTCTGTAAGTGTTAATCTTTGAGGGTGTAGAGTAGAGCTATGTCTGACACATTTAAGCACACTGCCCCTGATAAACAACAGATACACATAATTATAATGGTGCTAGCAAGACGTCATTGCCTATTTGTCccatcacaaaacacaaagcacatttGCTTAATGTTTCACCTAAAGGGACAACAGCAGTGCCCTGTTAAACCACCAGTGAACATGCCCAAAGTCACAGCTACGGGGTTTCACTCAGTGACACTCTTGAAAGTGacggcttttaaatcagtcgTTCTCCCCTTACctaaacacagcatgcatctgtcttttcACTGATCGCgatgtaacgttatatatttAGGCTACTACTCTAAAAAGTAACAGTGACAGTAAAACTTTCTCATACTGTGATCAGTCCACAGTTCACCTGCGTGCCAACCGtgcagagagaggtggagggttttttcatgacaaaaaaaaaaaaaaacgtttcaaAACATACCTCCGCTGTTTTCTCACAAACCTGATAAACAGATAACTTGGACTAAAAGAGGATCCATATGAGGACTTGTTAGTACCGCGCAGAGGGctcagctgagagagagagagagggagagggaaagaggtgtGTGATTCCCTGTGAactaactattaataataacgtttttaattttaaattaaacttaaaaaagaaagttttcaATCCAATCCCAAAAATGGCTATTACACTACTACACCACCATTAGGCTACATTTTTCCTGTCGCGCACCCCCTAGAGCAGGGGTAttaaatttcccgaagcaaaggtccggaacatcaaaacgactaacttgcgttatcattcagtaccatagttgtatcaacatatgttttagtcaacaactgactgtcaaatcaaataatatttcaagattatttactgtcagttttcacatcaactactctaataataaattctaaatttaagtaaactaaattaaagtgcctaattttttaaaaaatgaaataaaaagtgtagtttaaagtgatgaagtgcagtcttaaccaattttatactAAACCCTCAACACATCTTatcaaatgaacagctgtaatgcctcctcttctctttcattccctctcaCAGAGTTACCACTCttctactttctcttgttcagtgagaaacgtgagctctagtttgtcctgccagctagcactgaagatctatgagatattctggttttaaacttccgtgggaggaatgtagtctacatgtaagaatctgtacagtcttggtctctggtgaatctcgcggactcgactcgcaagcaccggaatgcacagatttgattggctgagaaGCGACAAATGacacgattggagcacatgcgattggtctgtgagtttcctgggccgctaaaccagtacagtaaatgctagaaaagctgcgcaggttaaaatagaaacgctccgtccgAAGAGGACAGCAGCTGGGTCCATATGCGGACCGCGGTCCACCAATTAGTGACCTCTGGTCTAGCATAAATGTTGAACATAATTCATAATTGTTGTAGTTCTGCCACTACACCATACATTTGTTTTACTGGAATTACTGGAATTATTGGCCTATTGTACAGTATTCATTTTACATTGCCATTTGTTTCCTCTAGTGCTGACAAGATTGAAGAGTTTGTCTGAATAAACATCTGAGCGAACTGTTGAAGAAGTGCGGTGGCCGGTGTCACGTCGTTGttaataaataggcctactgaaGGAATAAGGAAGAACACAACTACAGAAGCAACCAGTTCCAGGTGGCTGAGCAGCTCAACACAATAGACGAGACAGCGATGGAAAACAAAGGAAGCAATACCGTCTCTAGAAACATGTGGATCAAGTTAACAGGCCCTGCAGCACAATCCCTTGCAAAAGCTTTCTTAGGGCAAGCTCTCCTACTTCTGCAGGAAAACAAGGGAGCgaaaagaggagcagaagaagaagacgccACGATAATGGTAACACCTCTGGGACAAGAGGCTGAAAACGAAGTTTTGGAAGTCACTGGAAGAGGAGGAACAACAGCAAGAGTTACAACAGTGTCAGGTAAAAGTCATTATTGGAACAGAAATAACAATGGGAGGATTTTTGTGACATGTTGTCCACAAGTCAAGCAAAATTTGAAGAACAAAAGAGAATTAAAGATATTATAATCCATTAAATATTCTTCTATGTCCTGTATAGGCTATTCAATTAGAAAACACTGCAATAGGAAACAACCAAATGCACAATATGAAGCCATAGTCACAGTTATAAACTAATCTTTAGAGCATATTCTGTGTTAGTTGATTTGTCAGTAATGCTTGTAATCCAGTGTTCTCCCATTTCACAGAGATTCTAcgtgacatttatttaaaacaagctGTATTAGTTACTCTTAATCATTTTGTTCTTCTAGTGTCACCAACAAGGACTGACGTCGCCAGAACAGCCCAAGCTGAGAAAAGCATCAAAGGTAcatatttggaaaaaaaagat
Proteins encoded in this region:
- the LOC123979798 gene encoding GTPase IMAP family member 9-like, which encodes MMENKGSNTSNDAQNSVSKNMWIKLTGPAAQSLAKAFLGQALLLLQENKGAKRGAEEEDATIMVTPLGQEAENKVLEVTGRGGTTARVTTVSVSPTRIVIAGTAQAEKSIKVLKVYRIVLLGNTGAGKSSLANTIFGEDVFKRENPPFCGTSECRAESKSVHGRRITLIDTPGFFDTHRPEEDMKRQIVSWITECTPGPHAFFIVLQVANSEQDRLVTKIIKYFPTEAFKYAVVVFTHGNQLPEGMKIEEFVSKNKNLSDLVKKCGGRCHVVDNVVWKNNQQDEYRKNNIQVAELLNTTDKIVMENKRSCYTNKMLQAVNREIKEGGNTTSVGNTAINKLTISKNVWIKLTGPAAESLAKAFCGPAAVVLQEKGEHEDEGKGDVEEEETKTKGEEVGEAVTEGKKVPDTEKEGEGGAGSGAGSVGTTDKLRDFLQASSQHVGIILLVVVFYSLLLLSFFVQVPIVVTLFILLLLVLLLLVL